A single window of Betaproteobacteria bacterium DNA harbors:
- the folP gene encoding dihydropteroate synthase produces MVEGRYPVDTPRAVLKLGRFALSLERPLIMGIVNITPDSFSDGGRFFDTSRAVEHARQLVEEGADILDIGGESSRPGAQPVDVDEELRRVLPVLDKFVELPVPVSVDTCKPEVMRRAIAAGAAMINDIFALRAQGALDAVADSPVAVCLMHMQGEPRSMQRSPLYRDVVGEVEAFLVERAATAVASGIGHDRIVLDPGFGFGKTPQHNLELIRALPRLREAGFPLLAGLSRKALFGKIVGRVAAERVHASAAGALLAAQRGASIVRVHDVAATRDCLLVLRAIDDTTFSFS; encoded by the coding sequence ATGGTCGAAGGCCGGTATCCCGTGGACACTCCTCGCGCCGTTCTGAAGCTCGGCCGTTTCGCGCTGTCGCTCGAACGCCCGCTCATCATGGGCATCGTCAACATCACACCGGATTCGTTTTCCGACGGCGGAAGGTTTTTCGATACCAGCCGGGCGGTGGAGCACGCCAGGCAACTGGTCGAAGAGGGAGCGGATATCCTCGACATCGGCGGCGAATCGTCGAGGCCTGGCGCGCAGCCTGTCGACGTCGATGAAGAACTACGGCGCGTGCTGCCTGTACTGGACAAGTTTGTCGAATTGCCGGTACCGGTGTCCGTCGATACCTGCAAGCCCGAAGTGATGCGCCGCGCGATTGCTGCGGGCGCTGCGATGATCAACGACATCTTCGCCCTGCGAGCGCAGGGCGCGCTGGATGCGGTGGCCGATTCGCCGGTCGCGGTCTGCCTGATGCACATGCAGGGCGAGCCGCGCAGCATGCAGCGTTCGCCGCTTTACCGCGATGTGGTTGGCGAAGTGGAAGCGTTTCTGGTCGAACGGGCTGCCACTGCTGTTGCCTCCGGCATCGGGCACGATCGCATCGTGCTGGATCCGGGCTTCGGCTTCGGCAAGACGCCGCAGCACAATCTCGAACTGATACGCGCGCTACCCAGGTTGCGCGAGGCCGGGTTTCCGCTGCTCGCCGGCCTGTCGCGCAAAGCGCTATTCGGTAAAATCGTCGGACGCGTGGCGGCGGAACGTGTACACGCCAGCGCGGCCGGCGCACTGCTGGCGGCGCAACGCGGAGCGTCGATTGTTCGCGTGCATGACGTGGCCGCGACCCGCGATTGCCTGCTGGTATTACGTGCGATAGACGACACTACGTTTTCATTCTCATGA
- a CDS encoding ATP-dependent metallopeptidase FtsH/Yme1/Tma family protein — translation MNNLIKNVAIWLVIALVLMTVFNQFSARQQQNTSMEYSQFIEEVKQGNIAKVTIEGRVLKGVKSNGAKFTTYSPSDPWLVSDLLKAGVIIEAKPEEEPSLLMNIFVSWFPMLLLIGVWIFFMRQMQGGGRGGAFSFGKSRARMLDESTNPVTFADVAGCEEAKEEVSELVDFLRDPSKFQKLGGRIPRGVLMVGSPGTGKTLLARAIAGEAKVPFFSISGSDFVEMFVGVGAARVRDMFEQAKKHAPCIVFIDEIDAVGRQRGAGLGGGNDEREQTLNQLLVEMDGFETGVGVIVIAATNRPDVLDPALLRPGRFDRQVVVPLPDIRGREQILMVHMRKVPVAPDVRPDILARGTPGFSGADLANLVNEAALFAARGNKRLVDMDDFERAKDKIMMGAERKSMVMPEHERRNTAYHESGHAVVARLLPRTDPVHKVTIIPRGRALGVTMQLPQEDRYSMDREQILQNIAVLFGGRIAEEVFMKQMTTGASNDFERATEMARRMVTQWGMSDHLGPMVYGENEGEVFLGRSITTHKNVSEATMQQVDAEIRRIIDGQYALARKLIEDNSDKVEAMAKALMEWETIDADQVNDIMEGRPPRPPKPPANPQTPPPSQGSATAPAVTTTPAREA, via the coding sequence TTGAATAATCTCATCAAGAACGTAGCGATCTGGCTGGTCATCGCGTTGGTGCTGATGACGGTCTTCAATCAATTCAGCGCGCGTCAGCAGCAGAACACCTCGATGGAGTACTCGCAGTTCATCGAAGAGGTGAAGCAGGGCAACATCGCCAAAGTCACGATCGAAGGCCGCGTGCTTAAAGGGGTGAAGAGCAACGGAGCCAAGTTCACTACTTATTCGCCGTCGGATCCGTGGTTGGTATCGGACCTGCTGAAAGCCGGCGTCATCATCGAGGCCAAGCCCGAGGAAGAGCCGTCGCTGCTGATGAACATATTCGTCTCCTGGTTCCCGATGCTGTTGCTGATCGGTGTGTGGATATTTTTCATGCGCCAGATGCAGGGCGGCGGGCGCGGCGGCGCGTTTTCGTTCGGCAAGAGCCGCGCGCGCATGCTCGACGAATCCACCAATCCGGTCACGTTTGCGGACGTCGCCGGATGCGAGGAGGCCAAGGAGGAAGTTTCCGAACTGGTCGACTTCCTGCGCGACCCGAGCAAGTTCCAGAAGCTCGGCGGGCGCATTCCTCGCGGCGTGTTGATGGTCGGCTCTCCCGGCACCGGCAAGACGCTGCTGGCGCGCGCCATCGCCGGCGAAGCCAAGGTGCCGTTCTTTTCGATTTCGGGTTCCGATTTCGTCGAGATGTTCGTCGGCGTGGGCGCGGCCCGCGTGCGCGACATGTTCGAGCAGGCCAAGAAGCACGCGCCCTGCATCGTGTTCATCGATGAAATCGACGCGGTCGGCCGCCAGCGCGGCGCCGGCCTGGGCGGCGGCAACGACGAACGCGAGCAGACGCTGAACCAGTTGCTGGTGGAAATGGACGGATTCGAAACCGGCGTCGGCGTGATCGTGATCGCCGCGACCAACCGGCCGGACGTACTCGATCCGGCGCTGCTGCGTCCGGGACGTTTCGACCGCCAGGTTGTCGTGCCGCTGCCCGACATCCGCGGCCGCGAACAGATCCTCATGGTGCACATGCGCAAGGTTCCGGTCGCCCCCGATGTGCGCCCCGACATCCTCGCCCGCGGCACACCCGGATTTTCCGGCGCCGATCTTGCCAACCTGGTGAATGAAGCGGCGCTGTTTGCCGCGCGCGGCAACAAGCGCCTGGTTGACATGGACGATTTCGAGCGCGCCAAGGACAAGATCATGATGGGCGCGGAACGCAAGTCCATGGTGATGCCGGAGCATGAGCGCCGCAATACCGCGTATCACGAGTCCGGCCATGCGGTCGTTGCCCGGTTGTTACCGCGAACCGATCCAGTGCACAAAGTCACCATCATTCCGCGCGGGCGCGCACTGGGCGTGACCATGCAGCTCCCGCAGGAAGACCGCTACAGCATGGATCGCGAGCAGATCCTGCAGAACATCGCCGTGCTGTTCGGCGGGCGCATCGCCGAAGAAGTGTTCATGAAGCAGATGACCACCGGGGCATCAAACGACTTCGAGCGTGCCACTGAAATGGCGCGTCGCATGGTGACCCAGTGGGGCATGAGCGATCATCTCGGTCCGATGGTGTACGGCGAAAACGAGGGCGAAGTCTTCCTCGGCCGCTCGATCACCACGCACAAGAACGTTTCCGAAGCCACCATGCAACAGGTCGACGCGGAGATCCGGCGCATCATCGACGGGCAATACGCGCTTGCGCGCAAGCTCATCGAAGACAACAGCGACAAGGTCGAAGCCATGGCCAAAGCGCTGATGGAATGGGAAACCATCGATGCCGACCAGGTCAACGACATCATGGAAGGCCGTCCGCCGCGTCCGCCCAAGCCACCGGCCAACCCGCAGACTCCGCCGCCGTCGCAAGGCAGTGCCACGGCGCCCGCAGTTACGACTACGCCGGCCCGGGAAGCGTAA